From Bradyrhizobium sp. sBnM-33:
CGCTGAGGCTCTTCGCGATTACGTGCGCTCTATCTCGAAGACTGTGTTCCATCCGTCAGGCACAGCGAAAATGGGAGCTCCTTCGGATCCCATGGCGGTCGTGTCGGAGGACTTGCGTGTGCGAGGCGTAGAGGGTCTGCGCGTGGCAGACGCTTCGGTCATGCCGCGCCTCGTCTCCGGCAATACGAATGCGCCGACGATGATGATCGGAGAACGCGCGGCTCGCTTCATTCTGGGGAAGGAAGTCGCTGCATAGACTGGCCTTGATTCGTCAGCGTCCCTCTTGGTGCAACTTGTCACCCAACCGTGTGACTGATCCGCGCGGGTTGTCCTCGTAAAAGCGCGCTGTGCGGGTGATGGCGGCACGAAGGGCCTGCTCATTTTCGGCAAAGGAGCGATGATGGCGAGTTATACGGCAATCGGCCCCCATGATCTGAATCAGTTATCCGCCGCGGCCCGCAGCGAGCTTGAGCACGGCGGGCGTATGCTCATCGATGGCGAGTTTGTAGATGCGCCGTCGAAGCTGCCGGTCATCGATCCTTCGTCCGGCAAGGCAATCTCCGAAATTTGCGATGCAAGCCCGGCTGATGTCGACGCCGCCGTGGGTGCGGCGCGCCGGGCCTTCGAGTCGGGTCCCTGGCGCAATACCCCTCCTGCGGAACGCGAGAAATTGCTGTGGCGGCTCGCCGAATCCATTGAGGAACATGCCGACTTGCTTTCCGAGCTGGAGAGCGTCGATGTCGGAATGCCACGCTGGATGTCGCGCAATCTCGATGTCGCGGGTACCGCCGGCGTTGTTCGTTACATGGCGGGCTGGCCAACCAAAATCGGCGGCCGCACCACCGATGTTACCGTACCAATTCCCGGCTCCGAATTCGTCGGCTTCACCACGAAGGAGCCGGTCGGGGTCATTGGTGCCATCATCCCCTGGAATGTTCCCTTGATGCTGGCGGTATGGAAGCTGGCGCCGGCACTTGCCGCGGGTTGCACCATCGTGTTGAAGCCGTCGGAAGATGCCTGCTTGAGCGTATTGGCGCTGGCGCGGCTGGTGATGCAGGTCGGTATTCCGCCCGGTGTCGTCAACGTCGTGACTGGTGGAGCCTCGGCAGGCGAGGCGCTCGTGAGCCACCCCGACATCGACAAGATCACGTTTACAGGCTCCACTGCCACGGGACGTCGCATCGCCGAGGTTGCGGCGCGCAAATCGAAGAAACTAACGCTGGAGCTCGGCGGCAAATCGCCACAACTGCTTTTTGCCGACGCCGATTTCGAGGCGGCGATCAAGGGTATCGGCGACGCAATCTTCCTCAATTCCGGTCAAGTATGCGTTGCAGGCTCGCGCCTTTACGTCGAGCGGCGGCGTTACGAGGAGACCGTCGAGCGTCTTGCGCAACATGCCAAATCGCTTGCGATGGGACCGGCACTCTCGGACGCGACGGTGATCGGTCCGCTCGTCAGCCGGCGCCAGCAGGATCGGGTGCTGAGCGCGGTCAAAAAGGCCGCCGAGCAGGGGGCGGTGATCGCAACCGGCTCCCCGGAAGTGGAATCCCCGGGCTTTCACGTCCGCCCGACCATCGTGGCCGGAACGCGCAACAGCATGGATGTCGTCCGCGAGGAAATCTTCGGTCCGATTCTCTCGGTTGCGGCGTTCGACGACGTCGACGAGGCTATCGCCTTGGCCAATGACACGGAATACGGCCTCTCGGCCTGCATCTGGACCTCAAATCTGTCGACGGCGCACCGCGTCGCCCGGCGCATCAGGTCGGGCAAGGTCGCGGTCAACACCGAGCCTTTGCCATATCCGGCTTTGCCGGAAGGCGGCCGCAAAGCGTCGGGCTATGGGCGTGACCTCGGTCAGGAGTCGATTGAGAGCTTTCTCGAGGTGAAATCGATCCTGATCCGCACGGCGTGACGACGAAGTTTATCCGGGTCCAGGGCGGGACTGTCCCATATCTCGGTGACAGCGGGCGCTCACGGATCCGGGCTATCAATACATCGAACCGTGGACACGGGAGAGTTCGGGACTACCCGGTGGAGCCAGCAATCGATCGCCGTGTGTCGCTGAAGACGCCCCAGCCGGACAGCTCAAGAAGCCGGCGTGCATAAACTGTAGGTCGGTTCCAGGAGGAAACATGAAGGGTATCATCATCGCGGCGGTCCGGACGTTGGCCGTCGTCGCTGCCACCGCAGCACAGATTTCAGCAACCCAGGCGCAAACGCCGTTCCGCATTGCGGTAGTAACCCCGTTGTCGGGTACGCTATCCGTCATCAATATTCCGGGACAAAATGCGGCAAAGATGGTCGCCGAAGCCATCAACGCGGGAACACTGCCCACGCCTTATACGGGCAAGGGCATTGGTGGCCGGCAGATCGAACTCACATTTCTTGACGAGAACGGCGGAAATGCGCGCCAGGTCAGTGAATTTCGTGCCCTGGTCGAGCGCAGGGGGGCAGATGCGGTGATGGGCTTCGGCTCGGCCGCGACCTGCCTTGCCATCGCGCCGGTCGCCGAGGAACTAAAGGTCCTTACGATCATGTCGACCTGCGCGACGCCGCGCATCTTCGAGGATGGCAAGTACGAATACGTCTTCAGAACCGCGGCGCACACGACGATGGATAGTGCGGCGCTCGCGCTCTACGTGAAGGCGCGGATGCCGAACGTCAAGACGATGGGGCATATCAATCCGAACTTCGCGCTCGGCCAGGATTCATGGCGCGATTTCTTTGCCGCCATGAAGGCCGTCAAGCCCGAGGTCCAGGTGGTCGTCGAGCAATGGCCGACGCTGGGATCGGGCCAGTACTCGGCGGAGATTTCGGCCCTGGCCGGCAAGCAGCCGGACATCATCCACACCACTCTGGTCGGCAGCGATCTGGAAGCCTTCATCAACCAGATGACGCCGCGAGGCCTCAACCGCGATTCCAGGTTACTGACTCCGTTCCTTGAACTCGCGATGTTTCGGATGGGCAAGCAGATCCCCGATGGGCTCATTTTCACCGCCCGCGGCACCAATGGCCTGTTTGCTCCGCCATCGCCGCTGAATGACTGGTTCTCGTCAAATTATCGCGAGCGCTTCAAGGAGCCGCCTGTCTTCACCGCCTATCAATATGCAAACGCGCTGCTTGCTCTTAAGACTGCGGCGGATCGGGCCGCCAAGGACGGAAAGACGCCTTCGGCAGTCGAAATCGCTGCGGCCCTCAAGGGAGCGACGTTTGAAACGCCAAGCGGACCCATTCGCATGGCGCTCGGCAACGGACATCAGGCGATCCAGGATACCGCCATCGGGGAAATATTCTTCGATAAGACGAAAAACGTTCAGTCCGTTCGCAATGTGACGCGCTTTCCCGCGGAGTGCGTCA
This genomic window contains:
- a CDS encoding aldehyde dehydrogenase family protein, translating into MASYTAIGPHDLNQLSAAARSELEHGGRMLIDGEFVDAPSKLPVIDPSSGKAISEICDASPADVDAAVGAARRAFESGPWRNTPPAEREKLLWRLAESIEEHADLLSELESVDVGMPRWMSRNLDVAGTAGVVRYMAGWPTKIGGRTTDVTVPIPGSEFVGFTTKEPVGVIGAIIPWNVPLMLAVWKLAPALAAGCTIVLKPSEDACLSVLALARLVMQVGIPPGVVNVVTGGASAGEALVSHPDIDKITFTGSTATGRRIAEVAARKSKKLTLELGGKSPQLLFADADFEAAIKGIGDAIFLNSGQVCVAGSRLYVERRRYEETVERLAQHAKSLAMGPALSDATVIGPLVSRRQQDRVLSAVKKAAEQGAVIATGSPEVESPGFHVRPTIVAGTRNSMDVVREEIFGPILSVAAFDDVDEAIALANDTEYGLSACIWTSNLSTAHRVARRIRSGKVAVNTEPLPYPALPEGGRKASGYGRDLGQESIESFLEVKSILIRTA
- a CDS encoding ABC transporter substrate-binding protein, which translates into the protein MKGIIIAAVRTLAVVAATAAQISATQAQTPFRIAVVTPLSGTLSVINIPGQNAAKMVAEAINAGTLPTPYTGKGIGGRQIELTFLDENGGNARQVSEFRALVERRGADAVMGFGSAATCLAIAPVAEELKVLTIMSTCATPRIFEDGKYEYVFRTAAHTTMDSAALALYVKARMPNVKTMGHINPNFALGQDSWRDFFAAMKAVKPEVQVVVEQWPTLGSGQYSAEISALAGKQPDIIHTTLVGSDLEAFINQMTPRGLNRDSRLLTPFLELAMFRMGKQIPDGLIFTARGTNGLFAPPSPLNDWFSSNYRERFKEPPVFTAYQYANALLALKTAADRAAKDGKTPSAVEIAAALKGATFETPSGPIRMALGNGHQAIQDTAIGEIFFDKTKNVQSVRNVTRFPAECVNPPEGMASEAWLKNGMPGADCTKIKNDE